One stretch of Zerene cesonia ecotype Mississippi chromosome 20, Zerene_cesonia_1.1, whole genome shotgun sequence DNA includes these proteins:
- the LOC119835356 gene encoding armadillo segment polarity protein isoform X2, whose product MSYQIPSSQSRTMSHSNYGGSDVPMAPSKEQQTLMWQQNSYLVDSGINSGAATQVPSLTGKEDDEMEGDQLMFDLDQGFAQGFTQEQVDDMNQQLSQTRSQRVRAAMFPETLEEGIEIPSTQLDPAQPTAVQRLAEPSQMLKHAVVNLINYQDDADLATRAIPELIKLLNDEDQVVVSQAAMMVHQLSKKEASRHAIMNSPQMVAALVRAISNSNDLETTKGAVGTLHNLSHHRQGLLAIFKSGGIPALVKLLSSPVESVLFYAITTLHNLLLHQDGSKMAVRLAGGLQKMVALLQRNNVKFLAIVTDCLQILAYGNQESKLIILASQGPIELVRIMRSYDYEKLLWTTSRVLKVLSVCSSNKPAIVEAGGMQALAMHLGNPSGRLVQNCLWTLRNLSDAATKVDGLEALLQSLVQVLASTDVNIVTCAAGILSNLTCNNQRNKVTVCQAGGVDALVRTVVSAGDREEITEPAVCALRHLTSRHVESEMAQNAVRLHYGLPVIVKLLQPPSRWPLVKAVVGLVRNLALCPANHAPLREHGAVHHLVRLLLRAFNDTQRQRSSVSGGGGGGGAGGAYADGVRMEEIVEGAVGALHILARESLNRALIRQQNVIPIFVQLLFNEIENIQRVAAGVLCELAADKEGAEMIEAEGATAPLTELLHSRNEGVATYAAAVLFRMSEDKPHDYKKRLSMELTNSLFRDDHQMWPNDLAMQPDLQDMLGPEQGYEGLYGTRPSFHQQA is encoded by the exons ATGAGCTATCAGATACCATCATCACAGAGCCGCACAA TGTCGCATAGCAATTATGGTGGATCTGATGTGCCAATGGCTCCCAGCAAGGAGCAGCAGACCCTCATGTGGCAGCAGAACTCCTACTTGGTGGATTCTGGCATCAACTCTGGGGCAGCTACTCAG GTGCCATCACTTACTGGCAAGGAAGATGACGAGATGGAAGGAGATCAACTCATGTTTGATCTTGACCAGGGCTTTGCCCAAGGTTTTACCCAAGAACAAGTTGATG aCATGAACCAGCAGCTGTCTCAAACGCGTTCGCAACGTGTGCGCGCGGCGATGTTCCCCGAGACACTGGAGGAGGGTATCGAGATTCCCTCCACGCAGCTGGACCCCGCCCAACCGACTGCTGTTCAACGTTTGGCTGAGCCATCACAGATGCTGAAACATGCCGTTGTCAACTTGATTAATTACCAAGATGATGCTGATCTTGCCACTAG GGCTATTCCCGAGTTGATTAAACTCTTGAACGATGAAGACCAAGTAGTAGTCTCTCAAGCAGCAATGATGGTGCACCAGCTGTCCAAGAAAGAAGCATCCCGGCATGCCATCATGAACTCGCCACAGATGGTCGCCGCATTAGTGAGGGCAATCTCCAACAGCAATGATCTAGAAACTACTAAGGGCGCTGTTGGAACCCTGCATAACTTGTCTCACCACAGACAAGGTTTACTGGCTATCTTCAAGAGTGGAGGGATTCCTGCTCTGGTGAAACTACTGAGCTCTCCCGTCGAGTCCGTGCTCTTCTATGCCATAACAACCCTGCACAACTTGCTGCTGCATCAAGACGGATCGAAAATGGCCGTGCGTCTTGCTGGAGGACTACAGAAAATGGTTGCGCTGTTGCAGAGGAACAATGTCAAGTTCCTCGCGATTGTCACTGATTGTCTTCAGATCCTCGCTTATGGAAATCAAGAGTCGAAACTTATCATTCTCGCGTCTCAAGGTCCGATCGAATTGGTGCGAATCATGCGCTCGTACGATTACGAAAAGTTGTTGTGGACTACTTCACGAGTACTAAAG gtATTGTCAGTGTGCTCAAGCAACAAGCCAGCTATTGTGGAAGCCGGTGGAATGCAGGCTCTTGCTATGCACCTTGGTAATCCAAGTGGCCGTTTGGTTCAAAATTGCCTCTGGACTCTGAGGAATCTTTCTGATGCGGCTACAAAG GTGGATGGACTCGAAGCTCTGCTTCAAAGTCTTGTGCAAGTGTTGGCTTCAACTGATGTTAACATTGTTACTTGTGCTGCTGGCATCCTTTCTAACTTGACATGCAACAACCAGCGTAATAAG GTGACGGTGTGCCAAGCGGGCGGCGTGGACGCGCTGGTGCGCACGGTGGTGTCGGCCGGCGACCGCGAGGAGATCACGGAGCCGGCGGTGTGCGCGCTGCGCCACCTCACCTCGCGCCACGTCGAGAGCGAGATGGCGCAGAACGCCGTGCGCCTGCACTACGGCCTGCCG GTGATAGTGAAGCTGCTGCAGCCGCCGTCGCGCTGGCCGCTGGTGAAGGCGGTGGTGGGGCTGGTGCGCAACCTGGCGCTGTGCCCCGCCAACCACGCGCCGCTGCGCGAGCACGGCGCCGTGCACCACCTCGTGCGCCTGCTGCTGCGCGCCTTCAACGACACGCAGCGG CAACGCTCGTCGGTgtcgggcggcggcggcggcggcggcgcgggcggcgcgtaCGCGGACGGCGTGCGCATGGAGGAGATCGTGGAGGGCGCGGTGGGCGCGCTGCACATCCTGGCGCGCGAGAGCCTCAACCGCGCGCTCATACGCCAGCAGAACGTCATACCGATATTCGTGCAGCTGCTCTTCAACGAGATCGAGAATATACAG CGTGTGGCAGCGGGAGTGCTTTGCGAGTTGGCTGCAGATAAAGAAGGTGCTGAAATGATAGAAGCTGAAGGTGCCACCGCTCCGCTCACAGAACTATTGCATTCTCGGAATGAAG GCGTAGCGACGTACGCGGCGGCGGTGCTGTTCCGCATGTCGGAGGACAAGCCGCACGACTACAAGAAGCGGCTCTCCATGGAGCTCACCAACTCGCTGTTCCGCGACGACCACCAGATGTGGCCCAACGATCTCGCCATGCAGCCGGACCTGCAG GACATGCTGGGGCCGGAGCAAGGCTATGAAGGATTGTATGGTACGAGGCCATCCTTCCATCAGCAAG CCTAA
- the LOC119835356 gene encoding armadillo segment polarity protein isoform X1: protein MSYQIPSSQSRTMSHSNYGGSDVPMAPSKEQQTLMWQQNSYLVDSGINSGAATQVPSLTGKEDDEMEGDQLMFDLDQGFAQGFTQEQVDDMNQQLSQTRSQRVRAAMFPETLEEGIEIPSTQLDPAQPTAVQRLAEPSQMLKHAVVNLINYQDDADLATRAIPELIKLLNDEDQVVVSQAAMMVHQLSKKEASRHAIMNSPQMVAALVRAISNSNDLETTKGAVGTLHNLSHHRQGLLAIFKSGGIPALVKLLSSPVESVLFYAITTLHNLLLHQDGSKMAVRLAGGLQKMVALLQRNNVKFLAIVTDCLQILAYGNQESKLIILASQGPIELVRIMRSYDYEKLLWTTSRVLKVLSVCSSNKPAIVEAGGMQALAMHLGNPSGRLVQNCLWTLRNLSDAATKVDGLEALLQSLVQVLASTDVNIVTCAAGILSNLTCNNQRNKVTVCQAGGVDALVRTVVSAGDREEITEPAVCALRHLTSRHVESEMAQNAVRLHYGLPVIVKLLQPPSRWPLVKAVVGLVRNLALCPANHAPLREHGAVHHLVRLLLRAFNDTQRQRSSVSGGGGGGGAGGAYADGVRMEEIVEGAVGALHILARESLNRALIRQQNVIPIFVQLLFNEIENIQRVAAGVLCELAADKEGAEMIEAEGATAPLTELLHSRNEGVATYAAAVLFRMSEDKPHDYKKRLSMELTNSLFRDDHQMWPNDLAMQPDLQDMLGPEQGYEGLYGTRPSFHQQGYDQIPIDSMQGLEIGSGFGMDMDIGEGEAAAAAADLAFPEPPHDNNNVAAWYDTDL from the exons ATGAGCTATCAGATACCATCATCACAGAGCCGCACAA TGTCGCATAGCAATTATGGTGGATCTGATGTGCCAATGGCTCCCAGCAAGGAGCAGCAGACCCTCATGTGGCAGCAGAACTCCTACTTGGTGGATTCTGGCATCAACTCTGGGGCAGCTACTCAG GTGCCATCACTTACTGGCAAGGAAGATGACGAGATGGAAGGAGATCAACTCATGTTTGATCTTGACCAGGGCTTTGCCCAAGGTTTTACCCAAGAACAAGTTGATG aCATGAACCAGCAGCTGTCTCAAACGCGTTCGCAACGTGTGCGCGCGGCGATGTTCCCCGAGACACTGGAGGAGGGTATCGAGATTCCCTCCACGCAGCTGGACCCCGCCCAACCGACTGCTGTTCAACGTTTGGCTGAGCCATCACAGATGCTGAAACATGCCGTTGTCAACTTGATTAATTACCAAGATGATGCTGATCTTGCCACTAG GGCTATTCCCGAGTTGATTAAACTCTTGAACGATGAAGACCAAGTAGTAGTCTCTCAAGCAGCAATGATGGTGCACCAGCTGTCCAAGAAAGAAGCATCCCGGCATGCCATCATGAACTCGCCACAGATGGTCGCCGCATTAGTGAGGGCAATCTCCAACAGCAATGATCTAGAAACTACTAAGGGCGCTGTTGGAACCCTGCATAACTTGTCTCACCACAGACAAGGTTTACTGGCTATCTTCAAGAGTGGAGGGATTCCTGCTCTGGTGAAACTACTGAGCTCTCCCGTCGAGTCCGTGCTCTTCTATGCCATAACAACCCTGCACAACTTGCTGCTGCATCAAGACGGATCGAAAATGGCCGTGCGTCTTGCTGGAGGACTACAGAAAATGGTTGCGCTGTTGCAGAGGAACAATGTCAAGTTCCTCGCGATTGTCACTGATTGTCTTCAGATCCTCGCTTATGGAAATCAAGAGTCGAAACTTATCATTCTCGCGTCTCAAGGTCCGATCGAATTGGTGCGAATCATGCGCTCGTACGATTACGAAAAGTTGTTGTGGACTACTTCACGAGTACTAAAG gtATTGTCAGTGTGCTCAAGCAACAAGCCAGCTATTGTGGAAGCCGGTGGAATGCAGGCTCTTGCTATGCACCTTGGTAATCCAAGTGGCCGTTTGGTTCAAAATTGCCTCTGGACTCTGAGGAATCTTTCTGATGCGGCTACAAAG GTGGATGGACTCGAAGCTCTGCTTCAAAGTCTTGTGCAAGTGTTGGCTTCAACTGATGTTAACATTGTTACTTGTGCTGCTGGCATCCTTTCTAACTTGACATGCAACAACCAGCGTAATAAG GTGACGGTGTGCCAAGCGGGCGGCGTGGACGCGCTGGTGCGCACGGTGGTGTCGGCCGGCGACCGCGAGGAGATCACGGAGCCGGCGGTGTGCGCGCTGCGCCACCTCACCTCGCGCCACGTCGAGAGCGAGATGGCGCAGAACGCCGTGCGCCTGCACTACGGCCTGCCG GTGATAGTGAAGCTGCTGCAGCCGCCGTCGCGCTGGCCGCTGGTGAAGGCGGTGGTGGGGCTGGTGCGCAACCTGGCGCTGTGCCCCGCCAACCACGCGCCGCTGCGCGAGCACGGCGCCGTGCACCACCTCGTGCGCCTGCTGCTGCGCGCCTTCAACGACACGCAGCGG CAACGCTCGTCGGTgtcgggcggcggcggcggcggcggcgcgggcggcgcgtaCGCGGACGGCGTGCGCATGGAGGAGATCGTGGAGGGCGCGGTGGGCGCGCTGCACATCCTGGCGCGCGAGAGCCTCAACCGCGCGCTCATACGCCAGCAGAACGTCATACCGATATTCGTGCAGCTGCTCTTCAACGAGATCGAGAATATACAG CGTGTGGCAGCGGGAGTGCTTTGCGAGTTGGCTGCAGATAAAGAAGGTGCTGAAATGATAGAAGCTGAAGGTGCCACCGCTCCGCTCACAGAACTATTGCATTCTCGGAATGAAG GCGTAGCGACGTACGCGGCGGCGGTGCTGTTCCGCATGTCGGAGGACAAGCCGCACGACTACAAGAAGCGGCTCTCCATGGAGCTCACCAACTCGCTGTTCCGCGACGACCACCAGATGTGGCCCAACGATCTCGCCATGCAGCCGGACCTGCAG GACATGCTGGGGCCGGAGCAAGGCTATGAAGGATTGTATGGTACGAGGCCATCCTTCCATCAGCAAG GCTACGACCAAATACCGATAGACTCGATGCAGGGGCTCGAGATCGGCAGCGGCTTCGGCATGGACATGGACATCGGTGAGGGCGaagccgccgccgccgccgccgaccTCGCCTTCCCCGAGCCGCCGCACGACAACAACAACGTCGCCGCCTGGTACGACACCGACCTGTAG